The Actinomycetota bacterium DNA window GATCGGCGACGACCCGACCCCGGTCACCGGCTGGGGCTCCCCGCCCCGACGTTGCGCTGCTGGCGGCGCACGTCGGCACGTCGCTCCGCGTCGAGCCGTTCCAGCTCGGCGCTGCCGTGATCGACGTGGACCATCGCGTCGGCGACGGCGGTGTGGCCGGCCACGTCCGCGATCAACCGGTGCATCTGCTGCACGACGCGCCGGTAGGAGGGATGGCCCTGGGGTGAGGACCGCAGCTCGATCAGGTGCATCGCGGCGCGGGCGTTGAGCTGCATCACGTAACGCGTGCGGTAGGCGAAGCACACCGCGTACTGCGCCTGCGCCGGGTGGTCGGCTAGCAGCTGCTCGTACAGCGCGGCGGACCGCTCGAGTGCCTGGTGCCAGCGGTCGGCGACGCCCGCCTCCTCGATCTCGCGCGGGGTCTCGTACCCGTGGCGGGTCGTGAGGTCCTGCCAGTCGATGGTGAGCATCCGGTGTCGCTGCAGGTCGCGGAACGCGCCGTAGTCGCCGAGCACGTCGAAGCGGTACCACAGCCGCTCGAAGGCGCGCCCGGGCTTGTGCCGGCGGTTGCGCCGTTCGCCGACGTAGGCGTCGATCACCTGCCGGCGCTCGTCGGCTCCCATGCTGCGGGCCACCCCGAGCAGCTGTTCCTCGGGGAGGTTGGCGTGTGGGTACAGCATCGCGGCGACCAGCTGGACCTCGGCGGCGCCTGGGTCACGCGGCGACCAGTCGACGAGGGTCACCTCCTCGACCGGGGCGGGCGCGACCTCGCCGAGGACGTGGTCGGCGAGCGTACGGGTGTCCGCTCGGGTGGCACGCAGGTACGCGCTCCAGGCTCCACCGCGGGCGGGGCGGTCGATCCGGGTGAGGAAGGACGGGATGACCTTGCGCAGTTCCCGTAGCAGCGCGGCGTAGCAGGTCCCGGCCTCGGCCAGCTCGCTGGCGTGCAGGCGCAGCAGCAGGGCCTCGTACGCCTGCCCGCTGGCGAAGATCCCGACGTTGCTGGTGGTCGCGGCGGGCAGGAGCCCGCGCAGGACATCCAGGGCCTTGGCCTTGGTCGCCGAGCGCCACGCCCGCTCGCTGGCAGCGTCGGTCGCCGGGTACCGGGTGCGCACCCAGTCCAGCACCTGCGGCAGGAGCGCGGCGTAGGTGTCGAAGATCGCGTCGAGGTGTTCGATGTAGGCGGCGGCGTGCCGGCCGGAGAGCACGTCCGGGTCGCGGTGGTAGCGGTACCGCCCGCCGGGCTTGTCGTCGTAGGCGACGTACCGCGTCGACTGCTCGAGGTAGGCGGCCAGCCGACCCCGCTCGAGCTGCTTGGTCAGGAGGTTGGAGGCCCCCTCCACCGCGACGTGCGCCCCGCCGAGCTGAGCCACCGAGTCGTCGCCGTACTCGGTCAGGACCCGCTCGTAGAGGCGCTGGGCGCGCTCGACGCCGATCCCCTGCTCGCTTGTTGCCGCCGCAGGCGCGTCGTCGCCGGGCAGTTCGGGCGCGAACTCCTCGTCGCCCGTCAGTCCGGGCGCGAACTCCTCAAGGAACAGCCGCCGCAAGCTCTTCGACGACCGCGAGTACCGCGCGAACAGCGCGCCCTTGACGACCTCGGGGAGGCCGGTCAGCGCGAAGACGTCACCGTTGAGGTCGGTGAAGTAGCGGGCGAGCAGGCCCCGCTCCTCGGCGGTGAAGGTCTCGGCCACGACCGTCCGTCCTGGAAGGGGATGGCGAGACTAGGCGAGTTGCATCCGAGCGGCGTGCTGTGGCCTGATGCCGAGCGTGTCGCGATGTCGTTGTTCCGAGGCCCCGGCGTGTGCATCCTGTCGACGGTGCCCCGCGAGCTTGATACGAGCGGCGCTCCTGCCGACGGCTACGCCACCTACAGCGGCACCTCGATTGGCCTCGCCGCATGTCGCCGGCGCTGCGGCGCTTCTGGCCAGCAGGACAATCCCTACACCGCGTCGGACGTTCAACTGATCCGCAGCACGATCCTCGAGCGCGGGCAGCTTCGACTGGATCGACGACTCAGGTGACGGCGTCATGGAGCCGCTGCTCGACGTGGGGTCTCCACCGTCTTCGACCCCATGAACAGCGCATCCAGCGCCGACTCCACTTGAGGCTGCACGCAAGTCCAGTGCGCCTTCCACCGTTCGCCATCACCGCCGACGCTCCACGCCTCCAACGGGGCGCCGTCCGGCGCAGGGCGCCGGTCGCCCCAACCCGTCGGGCCGTCCGGTGCCGCGCCCCGGTCTCCGACAGTGACGCTCTACTTGGTCGGCGGGTGCTCGGTGACCCACCGGGCGCGGATGCGGTAGCGGCGGAACTCCGCGTCGCCGAAGGCACGCACGCTGTCGGCGTGCAAGTCATCGACGGGGATGTCATCGCGGGTGATCCCACGCTGCGACAGCCACTCGTCGAGTCGGGCGTCGGCGGTCTCGGCGTCGGTCGGGGCGACGATCATCACGAACTCGTCGGCCTGCGGCCTGGCGGGTTCGTCTTCGACGTCGCCGGGCGGGGTCACCGGCTCGACGAGCGTCCGTTCCTGCGCGGCCTCCGCCGGGTCCTCCTGGTCGCCCGGCTGGGCCGGCGCCGGAGGCGCGTGCTGCGACACCCTGGCCGGTTCGGCCGGTGGCTCGGTCGGAGCCGGTGACCCGTCCTGCGCTGCGGCGGTCGTCGGTTCGGCCGGTGGCTCAGCCGGAGACGGTGACTGATCCTGCGCTGCCGCGGCCGCCGGCTCGGCCCCTCCCGACTCGGCGGCGGAGGATGGCTCGCCCCCCGGGGCGCCTCGGGCCGGTTCGGCGGGGCCGGGGCCCGGCTGGTCGGCGGAGACGCCGTGGGGTACGTGGTCGCGGCGATCGCTCGCCTCGAACCCGGTCACGGCGGTATCGGGCTCCTCGCCGAGCTGGCGCGGGGTCTCCCCCGTCGCCCAGCGCACCGCGGCGTGGTGGCGGTCGTCGGCGTCGATGCCCGCGGTCGTCATCAACTCCAGCAACGCCTTGGTCTGCGCGGCCTTGCCCTTCTTGGCGTACTCCCACATCAGCTCGCGGTACCGCGGCTCGGTGATCGGCACGCCGGCGGCGACCAGGCGCTCGAGGAGCGTGCGTGCGTCATCGAGTCGTTTGCGCCGGACCAGCGTCGAGATCACGTCACCCGAGTGGGTGGTCGGTGGGGTGATGCCGGCCGCCACGACCCGGTCCAGGAGCGCCACCGCGTCGTCGGTGCGCTTGCCCGCCAGGCGCGACAGCAACGTCCCGATCGAACGCTGGTCCAGCGCACCGGCGGCCAACAGCCGCTCGGCGACGCGGAGCGCTTCGGCGACCCGGCCGGCGCGGACGTACCCGCCCAGCAGGAGCCGTTCGTGGCGGGCCTCCACGGGCACGCCTGCGCGTCGCAGCCGGTCCAGGAGCGCTTCGGCTTCGTCGAGGCGACCGCCGCGGACGTACGCGGTGACAGCGGCGACCACGTGGCCGGGTTGGGGCTGCATCCCCAGGATCAGCATCCACTCGAGCGCGCCGGCTGCTCGATCGGGAGCCGACGCCGACATCGACAGGTTGAACAGCCGCTGCACGTTGTCGGTGGTCGGGACCTGCCCGGCCTCGGCGAGGTCCTCGGCGGCCCGCCACGCCTGTTCCAGGTCGCCTGACTCGATGGCCGCAGCGAGGATCGCGTTGCGGTGCACGGTGGTGACCGGGACGCCCACCGCCTGCATGCGCTTGCGCAGGCGCGCCACGTCGTCGAGCCGGCCGGCGGCGGCGTACCCGCGGAGCAGGTGCGCGTACGCCTGCGCGTTGCCCGGCGAACCGGCTTCGGCGATGCGGTCCAGGAGTTGCGCTGCGCGGTCGAGGTCGCCGGCCTTGACGAAGACCGCGACGGCCGCTTCGACCCGGCCGGGTGCGGGCACGATCCCGGCATCGAGCATCTGGCCGATGATCTCGTCGACCGGTCGGGCTGCGGCTTGCTGGAGGTAGGCAGCCAGCAGGCCGTCGTAGTCGGCGGGGCGCGCCCTCAGACCGGCACTGGAGACCTGCGCCAGCAGCTGGCGGGTGATGCGCAGCTTGCCCGCAGCCAGGTAGGTGCCGAGCAGGTCGCGGGCGGTGTCGGGCTTCAAGCGGATGCCGTCGGCGCTCATCGCGTCGAGCAGCTGCGCCGCGTCGCCCAGCCGCCCGGCCCGTGCCAGAGCCCGGACCAGCTGCGCATAGTCCTCGTCGCTCGGTGGGATGCCGTCGGCGCGCATCTCGCGGATGACCTGGTGCGCCCCGTCGATCTGTCTCGCCCGGGTGTAGGCCTCCAGCAGGACGCCGTAGTGGTCGCGTGTGGGTGTCAACCCCGCGGCGCGCATGCGTTCCAGCACGGCGCGGCTCTTGTCCGGCTCCCCGCTGGCCGCGAACTGGCGGATCGCCCGGGCGTAGGACTCCGGGCTGGGGTGGGCCTGGCGGGGGTCGGTGGCGGGCGGGGGGACGGGCGGTTGCACGCCCGGGGAGCGGTCGGTGTTCATGGTTCTCCAAGGTCGAGGAGGTGCTCGAGCCCGACGGTCACTCCCCGTCGGTTCGGCACCTCACGGATGGCGAGGAGCACACCGGGCATGAACGCGGTCCGGTCGACCGTGTCGTGCCGGATCGACAGCGTCTGGCCCTCGGCGCCGAACAGGACCTCCTGGTGGGCGACCAAGCCGGGCAAGCGGATGGCGTGGATGCGGATGCCGTCCGCTTCGGCCCCGCGCGCCCCCGGATGTTCTTGGTCACCCAGGACCGGCTCGGGTGCGTCGCGACGGGTCCGGGCCAGCAGCCCGGCGGTCCGCAGCGCCGTGCCGCTGGGAGCGTCCGCCTTGCCGTCGTGGTGTAGTTCGATCACCTCGACGTGGGGCAGGTGCCGCGATGCGGTCTGCGCCAGGTGCATCAGCAGCACCGCGCCGAGCGCGAAGTTCGGCGCCACCACGGCGTTGGCCGACCCCGCGTCGGACCGTTGCCGCCAACCCGCGACGTCCTCGTCGGTCCACCCGGTCGTGCCGACCACGGCATGCAGCCCGTTTTCGAGGTACCAGGCCACGTTCTCACCGACGGCAGCCGGCGTCGTGAAATCGACCACGACGTCCGCCCCAGCGGTGGCCAGGTCACGGCGGTCGTCGCCCTCGTCGATCCGGGCGACCAGGTCGAGGCCGTCGGCGTCCACGACAGCCTGACAGACGGTCCGCCCCATCCGGCCCTCCGCGCCGGCGACGCCGACCCTGACCATGTCCGTCGACCTCCCGCCGCGCCGGTGCCACAGGGTAGGCGCCACGGCAGGAGGCAGCGACCTCGACGGATCAGTCGGCCACGACCTCGCCGAAACGATCGCCGTCGTCGAACGGGCCGACCACCGCCAGACAGCGTGGTGGCGCGTACAGCTCCTGGATGACGGTGCGGACCTGGTCGACGTCGACCGCGTCGATGCGCTGGAGCGTCTCCTCGACGCCGATCAGGTCCACGTCGGTACAGACCATCTTCCCGAGCCGGGTCATCCGTGAGCCGGTGTCCTCCAACCCGAGCACCATCCCGCCCTTGACATTGCCCTTGGCGCGGGCGACCTCCTCGGCGTCGAGCGTGTCGGGGAGGCGGTCGAGCTGTTCGCGCAGGACCTTCAGCAACTCGTCGGTCTTGGCCGGGGTCGTCCCGGCGTAGGTCCCCCAGTACCCGCCGTCGGCGTAGGACGCGTGGTAGCTGTAGGTCGAGTACGCCAGGCCGCGCTGCTCACGCACCTCCTGGAACAACCGCGAGGACATCCCCCCACCCAGGAGCGCGTTGGCGACCAGGAGCGCGAACCGCCGGTCGTCGTCGCGGGCCAGTCCCCGTCCGCCGAGCACCACGTGGGCCTGCTCGGTCGGACGGTGGCGGACGTTGACGTCACCGGCGCCGTACCGCTGCGGCGGGTGCCGCTCCGGTCGGTGGCCGCCGGGGCGTCCCAGGTCCCCGGCGAAACCGTCCACCAGCGCGACGACCGCGTCGTGATCGACGCTGCCCGCGACCGCCACGGTCACGTTCGATGGCCGGTAGTACGACTCGTAGTAGCCGTACACCTGATCGCGGTGCATCGCCACGATGGAGTCGGCTGTGCCCAGCACCTCCCGCGCCAGCGGATGGCCGCGCAGCACCACGTCGGCGAAGTCGGAGTGGACCAGGTCCTCGGGCGTGTCGACGTGGATGTTGATCTCCTCGAGGACCACCTGGCGTTCCTGGTCGACGTCAGCCGCGGCGATGGTGGCCGAGCGGATCATGTCGGCGAGCACGTCTGCAGCCACCGGCAGGTCGCGGTCCAACACCCGCGCGTAGAAGCAGGTGTACTCCTTGGAGGTGAAGGCGTTGAGGTCACCACCGACGGCGTCGAGCGCCGCGGCGATGTCCTTGGCGCTCCTGGCGGCCGTCCCCTTGAACAGCAGGTGCTCGAGGAAGTGAGACGCGCCGGTGTCGTCGCCTGCCCGGCCGTCGCCGGGGCCTCGTTCGTCTCGTGAACCGACCCGGATCCAGAAACCGATCGCGGTCGAGCGCACCGCGGGCATGGGTTCGGTGACGACCTGTATGCCGCTGTCGAGTTGCGTGCGTACGACGTCCACCGGTCCTCCGAGGTTCGCGGGCCAGGTTCGCGGGCCAGGTTCGCGGGCCACTGCCGCGGGCGCCTCGCGGACGCTCGCGTCAGGCCGGTCTACTCGCGGCTGCGGGTCCGGGTGCGGACGCGTCCAGCGTCGTCGCCGCGGTCGCCCTCGCGCCGTCCGCGGTCACGCTGACGGTCGTCGCCGCGGTCGCGTTCGCCGCGCTCGCCGCTTCCCCGTTGGCCTGCTTCGGCCGCGGCCTCTGCCTCGCGGCGCTCACCGTCGCCTTCCTGACCCTCGTCGACGAAGTCCAGCGAGTACTTCCCGCCGGCGCGGACCTCCTTCACCTCGACGTACACGGTGTCGCCGACCGACAGCGCCTCCTCGGCGTGGTCCAGGCGCTTCCCGGCCTTCTGCCCGATCTTGGAGATGTGCAGCAGACCGTCCACGCCGGGCGTCAGCGACACGAACGCCCCGAAGTCCACGGTCTTGACGACCGTCCCGCGGTAGCGCTCGCCCTCCTTGGGTACGACCGGGTTCGCGATCGCGTTCACGCGGTCGGCAGCGGCGTCAGCTTGATCGCGTTGCGCGGCGTAGATGCGGACGATCCCGCGGACACCGTCGTCGTCCACGTCGATGTCGGCGCCGGTCTCCTCGGTGATCTCGCGGATGATCTTCCCCTTGGGGCCGATCACCTCGCCGATCTTGTCCATCGGGATGTGGATCGTCATCACCTGCGGGGCGTTGGGCTTCACCTCGGTCCGTGGCTCGCCGATCGTGGCGACCATGACCTCGAGGATCTTCAGCCGTGCCTCGCGGGCCTGCAGCAGTGCGGACGCCAGGACGTCCGCCGGGATGCCGGTGAGCTTGGTGTCGAGCTGCAACGCGGTGACGACGTTGTCCGTGCCGGCGACCTTGAAGTCCATGTCGCCGAAGAAGTCCTCCACCCCTTGGATGTCGGTCAGCGTGGTGTAGCTGTCACCCTCCTTGATCAGCCCCATCGCGATCCCGGCGACCGGGGCGTGGATCGGCACCCCGCCGTCCATCAGCGACAGCGTCGATGCGCACACGCTGGCCATCGACGTCGACCCGTTGGAGCTGACCACCTCCGACACCAGCCGCATCGCGTACGGCCAGGCGTCCTCATCGGGGACGACCGGCAGCACCGCACGCTCGGCGAGGAGCCCGTGACCGATCTCGCGGCGCTTCGGCGAGCCGATCCGGCCGGCCTCGCCCGTGGAGTACGGCGGCATGTTGTAGTGGTGGATGTAGCGCTTCTCCTCCTCGGGGGCGAGCGTGTCCAGCCGCTGGGATTCGCGGAGCGCGCCCAGCGCCAGCACGTTGACGACCTGGGTCTCGCCGCGCTCGAAGATGCTGGACCCGTGGACCTTGTCCAGGACGTTGACCTCGGCGGTCAACGACCGGATGTCGCCCGGTCCGCGGCCGTCCACGCGCGTCTCGGTCTCGCTGACGAGCTTGCGCACGACCGTCTTCTCCAGGCTCCGGAAAGCCTGCTTGGCCTGCTTGCCCCGTTCGTCCTCGTCGAGGTTGGCGGGACCGTTGGTCCGCACGTCGGCGATGACCTCGTCACGCACGGCCGCGACGTGGGCGTTCTTCTCCTTCTTGGTCCCCGGACGGGTGTACGCCTCGCGCAGCCGGTCCTCGAACCGGGCGGCGTGGGCGAGCACCTCGTCGGTGTAGTCGACGAAGATCGGGAAGTCCTCGGGCGACGTCTCGCGCGCCCCGACCTTCTCGACGAACGCGGTCTGCGCCTCGCACAACTGACGCAGCACGCTCTTGACCTGCTCCAAGCCGTCGCCGATCAGTTCCTCGGTCGGTTCCGGCGCCCCGTCTTCGATCAGCTTCCAGGCGTGCACGGTGGCGTCGGCCTCGACCATCAGGATGGCCACGTCGCCGCCCTCGTCGACGCGTCCCGCGACGACCATCTGGAAGACGATGTCGGAGTCGAGGTCCTCGAAGGTGGGGAACGCCGTCCAGGTCCCGTCACGGTGCAGGCCGTAGCGCACAGCAGCGACCGGACCGTCGAACGGGATCCCCGCCAGCAGCGTCGACACCGACGACGCGTTGATCGCCACCACGTCGTAGGGGTCGACCTGTCCCGTCTGCAGCACGGTGTTGACGATCTGGATCTCGTTGCGCAGACCGTCAGCGAACGTCGGGCGCAGCGGACGGTCGATCAGCCGCGCGGTGAGGATCGCGTTCTCCGACGGGCGCCCCTCACGCTTGAAGAACCCGCCGGGGATCTTCCCGGCGGCGTACATCCGCTCCTCGACGTCGACGGTGAGAGGGAAGAAGCCCAGGAACTCCTTGACCGCTCCGGCCGTGGTGGTGGTCAGGACGGTCGTGTCACCCATCGATGCGACGACCGACCCACCGGCCTGCTGAGCGAGTCGGCCGCCTTCGAAGCGCAGGCTCCTGCCATCGACGGTGACGGTGTGTTCGATCGTGCCGAGCCTGCCCACTGGGGCCTCCTTCCGCGGTCCGTGGACCGCCGCTGTCTGCACCGGGCCGAGGTCTGGTCGGACCGGGGAGAGGCCGTCCGGGTCGCCGGTCTTCAGTGGAGGCGTCTGAGTGTTCGCCGTTGGAGCCCACCTCGGCCCCGACCGCGCTCTCACCCGTCTCCACTGACGACCGACGCGTCGGATGCCTCTTTCGTCAGTACGGTCAGTCGGGAGGCCGGGTCACCCCGGCCTCGCTGTCGTTGGTTAGCGGCGGAGCCCGAGCTCCGCGATGAGCGCCCGGTAGCGCTCGATGTCGGTGCCACGCAGGTAGCCGAGCAGGCGTTTGCGCTGGCCGACGAGCATCAGCAGGCCCCGACGGGAGTGGTGATCCTTGTGGTGGGCCTTCAGGTGCTCGGTGAGGTGGCTGATCCGCGCCGTGAGCAGCGCGACCTGTACCTCCGGCGACCCGGTGTCGCCCTCTTGGCGCGCGAACTTGTCGATGATGGCTTGCTTGTCGTCGGGGAGCGTGACCGCCACGTCGCCTCCTTGCTGGCCCTGTCCCGCCGCGCCCGGCACCCTGCGGGGCGCCGCCGGTCGTCCGCGCTCGGCTGCACGCCGATGCGGGGAACCGGACCTGGTCGTCGCACCGGGTCGTCGCACCGCCGGTGGCTTCGCGGGTCCGACATGGTCGGAACCCGACGAGCTCATCGTTCAGTTCGACCGTCTCACTCAACCAGGCGCCCGAACGGGCACGGTGAAGGCGGCTACGCCGCCTCGTGTCCAGTGTTCCACAGACCCGCACGACCGGCAACCGCCGGCCCCGCCGGGTACGGGGCTACGCCCCGAGCAGGACGTAGGAGCGGAAGCTCTCCGCAGCGTGGCGGTCGGACCAGCGGCCGATCCCCACGTACACGAAGGTGAGGTCCACGGGGCTGGCACCGTCGGCCACCAGCAGGTGCGACAGGTACCAACCGGGCTCCCCCGGCCGCCCTGGGACCGGCGCTCCGATCGGCACGTCGGCGGCGGTGGTCAGCAGCACCGGCGCGTCGAGGTAGGCGGCGAACGGGGCGA harbors:
- a CDS encoding insulinase family protein, with the protein product MDVVRTQLDSGIQVVTEPMPAVRSTAIGFWIRVGSRDERGPGDGRAGDDTGASHFLEHLLFKGTAARSAKDIAAALDAVGGDLNAFTSKEYTCFYARVLDRDLPVAADVLADMIRSATIAAADVDQERQVVLEEINIHVDTPEDLVHSDFADVVLRGHPLAREVLGTADSIVAMHRDQVYGYYESYYRPSNVTVAVAGSVDHDAVVALVDGFAGDLGRPGGHRPERHPPQRYGAGDVNVRHRPTEQAHVVLGGRGLARDDDRRFALLVANALLGGGMSSRLFQEVREQRGLAYSTYSYHASYADGGYWGTYAGTTPAKTDELLKVLREQLDRLPDTLDAEEVARAKGNVKGGMVLGLEDTGSRMTRLGKMVCTDVDLIGVEETLQRIDAVDVDQVRTVIQELYAPPRCLAVVGPFDDGDRFGEVVAD
- the rpsO gene encoding 30S ribosomal protein S15 is translated as MAVTLPDDKQAIIDKFARQEGDTGSPEVQVALLTARISHLTEHLKAHHKDHHSRRGLLMLVGQRKRLLGYLRGTDIERYRALIAELGLRR
- a CDS encoding FAD-dependent thymidylate synthase — its product is MAETFTAEERGLLARYFTDLNGDVFALTGLPEVVKGALFARYSRSSKSLRRLFLEEFAPGLTGDEEFAPELPGDDAPAAATSEQGIGVERAQRLYERVLTEYGDDSVAQLGGAHVAVEGASNLLTKQLERGRLAAYLEQSTRYVAYDDKPGGRYRYHRDPDVLSGRHAAAYIEHLDAIFDTYAALLPQVLDWVRTRYPATDAASERAWRSATKAKALDVLRGLLPAATTSNVGIFASGQAYEALLLRLHASELAEAGTCYAALLRELRKVIPSFLTRIDRPARGGAWSAYLRATRADTRTLADHVLGEVAPAPVEEVTLVDWSPRDPGAAEVQLVAAMLYPHANLPEEQLLGVARSMGADERRQVIDAYVGERRNRRHKPGRAFERLWYRFDVLGDYGAFRDLQRHRMLTIDWQDLTTRHGYETPREIEEAGVADRWHQALERSAALYEQLLADHPAQAQYAVCFAYRTRYVMQLNARAAMHLIELRSSPQGHPSYRRVVQQMHRLIADVAGHTAVADAMVHVDHGSAELERLDAERRADVRRQQRNVGAGSPSR
- the dapB gene encoding 4-hydroxy-tetrahydrodipicolinate reductase, whose translation is MVRVGVAGAEGRMGRTVCQAVVDADGLDLVARIDEGDDRRDLATAGADVVVDFTTPAAVGENVAWYLENGLHAVVGTTGWTDEDVAGWRQRSDAGSANAVVAPNFALGAVLLMHLAQTASRHLPHVEVIELHHDGKADAPSGTALRTAGLLARTRRDAPEPVLGDQEHPGARGAEADGIRIHAIRLPGLVAHQEVLFGAEGQTLSIRHDTVDRTAFMPGVLLAIREVPNRRGVTVGLEHLLDLGEP
- a CDS encoding polyribonucleotide nucleotidyltransferase, whose protein sequence is MGRLGTIEHTVTVDGRSLRFEGGRLAQQAGGSVVASMGDTTVLTTTTAGAVKEFLGFFPLTVDVEERMYAAGKIPGGFFKREGRPSENAILTARLIDRPLRPTFADGLRNEIQIVNTVLQTGQVDPYDVVAINASSVSTLLAGIPFDGPVAAVRYGLHRDGTWTAFPTFEDLDSDIVFQMVVAGRVDEGGDVAILMVEADATVHAWKLIEDGAPEPTEELIGDGLEQVKSVLRQLCEAQTAFVEKVGARETSPEDFPIFVDYTDEVLAHAARFEDRLREAYTRPGTKKEKNAHVAAVRDEVIADVRTNGPANLDEDERGKQAKQAFRSLEKTVVRKLVSETETRVDGRGPGDIRSLTAEVNVLDKVHGSSIFERGETQVVNVLALGALRESQRLDTLAPEEEKRYIHHYNMPPYSTGEAGRIGSPKRREIGHGLLAERAVLPVVPDEDAWPYAMRLVSEVVSSNGSTSMASVCASTLSLMDGGVPIHAPVAGIAMGLIKEGDSYTTLTDIQGVEDFFGDMDFKVAGTDNVVTALQLDTKLTGIPADVLASALLQAREARLKILEVMVATIGEPRTEVKPNAPQVMTIHIPMDKIGEVIGPKGKIIREITEETGADIDVDDDGVRGIVRIYAAQRDQADAAADRVNAIANPVVPKEGERYRGTVVKTVDFGAFVSLTPGVDGLLHISKIGQKAGKRLDHAEEALSVGDTVYVEVKEVRAGGKYSLDFVDEGQEGDGERREAEAAAEAGQRGSGERGERDRGDDRQRDRGRREGDRGDDAGRVRTRTRSRE